The following DNA comes from Capsicum annuum cultivar UCD-10X-F1 chromosome 7, UCD10Xv1.1, whole genome shotgun sequence.
TTGCTGTAGTGAAATACGCTAGTACAAATATTAACATAGGAATAGGCATTAATGTGTAAATTTTGCTGTTTGAGATAAGAAAAATGTAGGGAAATTCTTAAGTTTACGTGATAATTATGTTCTCTTTTTTTCGCATTCATATCTAATTTATCAAGTTGGTTAGGTAACCGTGGTGTTCGGCCAGTTTGACTGCACCTAGCGTAATTCCACTTGATAAATGTCACCTCTCACCAACAACAAATTTCacgtttataatttttttttaataaccgtAGTATCTGAGCACCTAGTCTAGCTTGCGTACACCTAGACTAATTTCACGGTATACTTGTCAGTCCCACTagagaaggggagccttggagtaaccgtTAAAGTTGCTGCCgtgtgactaggaggtcacgggttctaGCCTTGAAAACAACCTTTGGCAAAAATGCAAACTAAGGCTGCGTGCGATGTACCCTTGTGGTGGGGACCTTTCCCGGATGATGAGAATAGCGGGAGTtctagtgcaccgggctgccctttttactTGTCAGTCCCACTAGCAACAAGAATCAGTTTATCAATATTAACATTAGAATAGGCATTAATGTGTAAATTTTGTTGTTTGAGATAAGAAAAATGTAGTGAAATTCTTAAGTTTAGGTGATTATTGTGCCCCTCCTTTTTTTCGTATTCGTATCCAATTTATCAGTTTTTCTTAAATAATCGTGGTGTCTAGGCCAGTTTGACCGCACCTAGACTAATTTCACGGAACACTTGACATCTTCCACTAGTAACAAGTATCATGTTTGTCAATATTAATATCTGAATAGGcatttatgtattaaattttGTTGTTTGAGATGATAAAAATGTTGTGAAATTCTAAATTTAGGTGATTATTGTGACTGACGtgaatttatatgttttcttttgaTTGACAATGTAGGAGGCTATAAAATGTATGCGACATTCAAAGAGAACTACTTTATCTACTGACGATGTGGATTCTGCACTTACCTTAAGAAATGTGGAGGTACCTCTTCTGTTCGTTGTTACTCCTTCAGTTCACTTTCACTTGTCATGTTTGCTTTTCGAAAGTCAAACTGTATGAACTTTAACCAATATTTTgagatgtatttttttttaatcattttaatatAAGAATGATTGCAACTTATGGTGTTTCTTTGAATgtctaaatttaaatttaaaatattaaaatgcccTAGTTCATTTTAGCTTCAATGACTTGTTAAATTGGTTCTCGTGAAGCAaaacatgacaagtaaaagtgaatggaGGGAGTACTCTTTTTGCTAATTGGCAGCAGGGATAGCTAAGGGTTCCAAAACCCACTAAGTTTGGCTCAAACACTGTATTTGTGTTAAAAGAATTCATTAATATGTAAAAATAATCTGCGTGGAACCCACACACAAACTAGAAATCTTCGCTTTGCCGGTCAATCAAAGGCATATCCAAGATTGTAAGTAACGTGTGGATTTATCACTAGACCCACTTTCTTCAGTGTAGACTTTGTACAGGTATAGATTTTCAAAAAGTTGAGCTATATATAAGTAGTGTGAGTTGAAGGCTGTGGTGAGGCCACAGCCACTGGCCCTAATGGACATCCATCCTTGCTCATTGCTTGGTTGTTTGAATGTTTATCATTGCTATTGACCCTAATCATTTTGCGTAAACTATCTGTTCTTTTGGTTGTCTTTTGTTTGATGGGTTATATCTGTGTGCCTTGTGCAGCCAATATATGGTTTTGCTTCGGGAGATCCCTTACGGTTCAGAAGAGCTCTTGGGCATAAGGATTTGTTCTATATTGAAGAGAAGGATGTAGAATTCAAAGATGTAAGAAATTTTGGATATCTTGGTTGCCTACCAACTTTTTTCTTTGGATTAGTTCAAGTATAGTAAGTTTCTCTTTCTGCGTTTTAGGTGATCGAAGCGCCTCTGCCGAAAGCACCACTAGATACTACTCTTTTTGCTCACTGGTTAGCTATAGAAGGGGTACAGCCTGCTATTCCTGAAAATCCTCCACTCGAAGGTTCATATTTTACAATAACTTCAGCAGAAATTACTTGTGTAGCATGTTAACGTACATCGATGATGGTTTCTCCAATTATCTGTTGTTTGTTATCCATTGTTTTATCTACATGATATTGATTCTTATTCTCTTAGTTGTTCTGGTTTGAAGTTTGTTTTCTCTGCCCTGTGTCTGCAAATAATGGACGAGGATACTGATGAAACAGAaccaattaaaattcataatGGATGATATTTTATATCTGACActtgtcaaaaaaatatttttatacttgcGACTGACAGCTCAATTTCATGGCAGCACTTGTTCCGCTTCCTGATTACCGAAAGGCAGAGTATAAGGAGGATGGAGTTCCTGTTGATCTCAAAGTTCCCGTTAAGCATGTCTTATCCCGTGAGCTTCAGGTACACCTATACCAATATGGTTGCGTCCTCTTTGCCCATCCCATATGATTAGATTATATCCTTATGCATCTTTGATTGTTTTGCAGCTTTATTATGACAAGATTACAGAGCTTACCGTTAATAAATCTAACTCCCCTCTCTATAAAGAAGCTCTAGCAAGCTTAGCAACAGACCCTGGGCTCCATCCTTTAGTTCCTTATTTCACATATTTTGTTGCTGATGAGGTATGTATAAGTCAATTCAAGTTCAGTAATGTAACATTTGTAGGTGAGAGATAAATGATGTAATGATATTCTGTTTTATGTCAGGTTGCACggaatttgaataattttgatcTCCTTTTTGCTTTGATGAGGCTGGTCTGGAGCCTTCTTCAGAATTCTCATTTACATATTGAACCATACGTGAGTCCAGATGCTGATACCTCCGTGCCATTTGTTTCAGTATATTTATCCTTTTAGTTTCAAGGGATGCAGGATAAATTTTTATAACTTCTATCTTTATGAAGCTGGTTATCCTTGATGACTGTGTTAAAATATttgatgttatttatttatttttattaaggggTTCTGGATTAAACATTAATAAAAGATAACTCTATTAAGCTAATTACTAATATGTATCTGGAGAATCATGGTAGACAACTAAGTAGATGTCCGTTAAGAAAAGAGATGGAGTTAGCATCCATGCACaacattaatttttcttttctctaaatAAGTTCTTAAATTACTATGTTCAGTAAGTGTCTTATGCACAATtggagagttggtttggggttaATCCTGCAACTTTGGCTTTGGCTCTGCATGCTGTTGCTATAGTTGCATCTGATGATTTTCTTGTTAACCTCTCCCAGCTGCACCAGTCGATGCCGTCTGTGATGACATGCCTTGTGGCGAAAAGGTTGGGGAATAAATTCTCTGACAACCATTGGGAACTAAGGGACTTCACAGCAAAGTTGGTTGCTTTAATATGCAGGCGGTAGGGATCTctttattcagttattgtttagAAACCATGCATCTCGTTTCCTGCCTACTAGTTTTATGGAGTCTCAGGGGGAGGGTGTGGTTATGTATCTGTAAAATTGTTGACACGTGCAAAGCATTTCTGAATCTGCTTGAACGATAGTAGCAATTGGTCTTTCACTTCCATGATCTTggttaaatttctatagtcaatttAGATGTGTCGTTAACAAGTTATAGCTGCCCAGATATGGTCAGGTCTATCACAGTCTTCAGCCACGTGTCACGAAGACTTTGCGGCATGCTTATCTTGATACAGCCAAGGCACTGCCTCAGCATTATGGAGCAATTCAAGGGCTAGCAGCTCTTGGACCTGGTGTGGTATCTCCTAGATATCCCTGTATCTTCTTTCAGCTTTTCATTATTTCTAAAACCTAAGATAATTAGCTATCTGTAATGTTGAAATGGGGAACATGGTCAATGTGGATTCGTCTAGCTGTGCCAAAATTGTTTGTGACGGAGGCACAATTTTGCTGTAGCAATCTGTGATGCTTGTAATTTTGTGTAGGTTCGCTTGCTTGTGCTTCCAAATCTTGAAGCTTATTTGCGATTATTGGAGCCTGAAATGCAGCTtgagaaacaaaaaaatgaaGTGAAGAGACATGAAGCTTGGCGTGTTTACGGGGCCTTAATGGTAACTTGCTTGCATGATCCAACAGTTCTTCTTTATCATTTCGTCAACTTATTTCTTGTTTAGATGTTTTATGTAACCTAAGAATGAATTGTCTTTTATGATTAATATTCTACATCACTGATGAAAACTCTTCCAATTGTGTATTCCTTTACAGTGCGCTGCCGGTCTATGCTTGTATGAGCATTTTAAGATGCTTCCTGCATTTCTATCTCCATCAAATCGAACATTCCTGAAGAGTAAATCGAAAGTCTCAACTACATTGTCGAGTACGTCTTAAAATTTACTTATTCTACCCTTGCTAAACTCAGGTTCTTGAAATCCTTGTGAACAGTTGTCCTCTAAGTATGTCTCAATGCAAAATAGATTCTGAGAATGATATGTTCTGTAGGATAGATCTCGATAGTTATTTAAATCTTATTGCTGGGTCGCATTTGCATCTCTTTCCATGATAACATGTGgaaattgtatgccaaattttagAAAGCAAGCATTTTCCTGTCTGAAACACCTTATTAGTGCTCTCATATAGTAGTATCTAGATACTATTAGGCAAGCCTGTACAGTGAAGAAACATAACTGTGTATGTCTGTATATCCCTGTAAGCTTTTGCATTATCGATCTGTGTGTTTCCATGGATGTCTTATGGCAAATGCTAGTTCATGCTACATGTTACTATCGTTGTTATCAATACACTTTTCTCAATGCCGCTTCATAATTGTCTAGACAAACGCAAAACAAGCATGGACAACATGATCTCAGAGCCACCAACCAAGAAATTAGAGACAGATGGTTCCACACCAATGCCATCAGATTCTTCGCCAGTAGGCATAGAAGGAGCTACTGATATGTCTGCCACAACGCTGGGTGTTAAGGATGAGGATTTATCGTCGACGCCACAAGATTTGCAAAATAAGAACGTGACCAATGTGACGAGAACCAACCGAAGGGAGAATACTGGTGGGCAAAACCAAAAAGCACCAGCTCCTCTTGGTCAGGCCTGGAAGAAAGATATGGATGCTGCGAATTCGCTGCCACCTCTATTTGAATATTTTGGTGAAAGTATGTTGTCCTTTGCACCTTCTCCAGAGTTGTCATTCTTTTTGTGATCCTCTTTTAATAGCTGTAATGGAATGGTGATTTGCACAAATGAGAGGCAACTATATTGTTTACATTCATATGGGCAATATTTAACATTTTACTATATACAACATTTTCTAATTTCACCCGATATCTTAAAACTAATTCCTTCAGAAATGATGTTCAAGATTCAATAACTTTAGATAATTTTGTGGCTTTGGCCCAAACCCAGTATTGTGTTACGAACTTCACTTGGAATGTATGAATAATTTGTCAAGAACCTAGTAAGTAAAAAGTGGTGCACAAAAACTTAAAATCTTAAATCCGCATCCATTTGGATTAAGTCGTAATCGTCGTAAAACATGCTGTACAGACATATCACAATAGACCTCAGCAGAGTGAGAGTACATCTGATAAAGAATAATCACTATCTCTACAGCCAAATGCAAACGCCAATCAGTTCCCCTTCAAGGAAACATGTAAATACAAAGGAAGAAACTAAGGAGAGACAGAGAGAGACGAAGCTGTAAAAAACCAATAGAATGAGCTAAAAGAACAGCCTCCGATTAGGTGTTCTTGATGCTGTCGACGGTGAGTTTGCTGATCTCTGGGTAACAGGTGATGCCATGCTTTCTTGAATCCCTGAGCCTTTCTCGACTAGCTTTGCTCCTCGTGGGTCAGATAGAAGAGTCTTCTGAAACGACTGGGTGAAACCAGTTGCAATTATTGTCACGTGTATTTCGCCATTGTAGCGCTCATCAACAACAGCACCAAATATGATGTTAGCAGAAGGATCAGCCAGACTGGTAACAACCTGTGAGAAACATTGCCAACATTTTAGATATCTTTTGTCATTTTCCAAAGAGAGGTAAGGTTTATTACTTTATCATTCTTGGGATATGAACAAGAAGAAAGAaccaaagaaagaaaagaacaataTTCGTCACCTGAGACACCCTATTCACTTCTTGCAAAGTTATGTCTTTTCCTCCTGTGATGTTATATACTACCCCAGTTGCAGACTGAATTGACGACCCAATTAGAGGGGCCAGAGTAGCTTGTTCGGCTGCTTCTTCAGCTCGGTTCTTGCTTGATGAAACCCCAACTCCGAGCATAGCTGTTCCAGAGTTTTTCATCACTGCCTTAACATCAGCAAAATCCACATTCACAAGCCCAGGAATCTACAAACAGAAGGAGCAGTTCATTTTATATCTAGATTAACAGTGCATACTACCATAACGCTATTAGCATGGTACAATGCAAATACATACATTAGCAATCTTTTTTAATGGGAAAACtcttttgatatgatattaaaCAGATGCAACTTCTGCAAATATGCAGTACAAAAAAATCCATCATAGAAGAAATATGCATCTTTTTGTGTCGGCGAGTGTCTACATCATTAAAAGGCAAGACATACTGACTTTTGACAAAGGAACTCACAGTGATTATATCAGATATTCCTTGGACACCTTGACGTAATACATCATCCGCAAGAAGAAAAGCATCTTGAAGTGGTGTCTGCTCATCGGCAATATCTAGTAGACGATCATTGGGAATTACTATAAGAGTGTCAACATTTTTCTGAAGCTTTTCAATTGCTTCCAAAGCCTGTAGGTTTATAATCTCAAattagaaacatgaaagactatCGATGACGGAAGAATATCACATTGCCATGAACAAAAACATTGGCACAGAAAAGAAAATCAGCCAGTTAGAACAGTCAGAATCCTGTTCAGGCTTGAGCATGTGAACACTTTTGCCTTAGAAAGCACTTGATACCACTAGATTCATCAAAGAACAATATAAGTTTCTTGTGCGTCTCAACAGTTCATCTATAAACTCGCCATCATACAACTCAATACTATCTTCATTCCCTTCATCCTCACCTCCTCATTCCCTCTTCCACATCAATCATGTTTTCGGTAATCAATAGAAATGAAATGCATCCTCCTAAAAGGTTAAAAGTTCCCTTTTTCGGACACGGGTGCAGTTAGTGAAGCCAGAACCCAAAGAAAAAAAGACCTTTCCAATTgcttgtttttattttcttgcaacttcTCAATTGCCTTGGATATCCTCCTTCCTTTTTTAAATCATGGAATAATCTAACATGCTTCAACCGTTTCTAATTGACATTGAgcaaaaaaaatcccaaaagaCCAAGAAGAGAAGTAAATCACTATTTCCCAAGGAGCTGAAAATGGCACCTGCCTGCATGGATCTTTTACGTCCTTCAAAGCTGAATGGATATGTAACAACACCAACAGTCAAATAACCCGCTTCTTTTGCTATTTGAGCCACAACAGGAGCAGCACCAGATCCTGTGCCTCCACCCATTCCTGCTGTTATGAAAACCATATCTGAACCTTTTAGAGAATCTGCAATGGCTTCCTTTGACTCCTCGGCTGCCTGTTCCCCTAAAAGAGGATTGCCACCAGTACCTGAAGAAATCATTACCAATAAAGAAAAGAGTTAACTAGCTTATCAAGAAGCATAAAGATGCCGAGCCTGTTACGACCGTTAAACAGAAGCCTCGAAATCAATAGCAAAACAAAACACATCTACATCTAGAGCAACATATGACTACAAATGATGccatataggtaaagtaatactTTGCCATTTTCAAAAGTTTTGTATAAGAGTATAACTGTCTTAATGTTAGCTTCGGCCAAAGTTATTTTAACATGGCTGAGATCTGAGTAATGAAAGGCAGGTATAATATAGTCTGAAAGAGTAATTTGTTTATAAAGCAGAAGAGTGCTAACCAAGCCCACGAGTCAGAAGTTCTCCAATTTGAAGTGGGTTCTCGGCAGCAGACTGTAGCAGTGCTTGAGCATCCGTGTTTATAGCATAGAAGTCAACACCCTATATTTGGACATGCAGCATTTAGATTCATCATATGAAATGAAAGGATGGGATCACGACATAAACATGTCCATGctcaattaattttcaaaaaacataataataaaaagcTAACTGAAGAAAAATCATAGAGACCATAATAAATTTCTAGCTTTCGgctttcctttcttttttgtGAGGGATATTTCTAGCTTCTATTCATGGACAAATTCGTAAACCAGCACTAAAATTACACATGAACCTTGTGATGGCATTATATTCCAACATACCCTTTTCtggaaaataaagaattagaaagcCACATCAAGAGAATTAGGCAATCAACAAATTGCccaaaaatcaataatttgatGGTTACGGAGAATCCAAGTGTAACTACTCATTTGCTCGGataaaataaaatctcaagtcAAATAAAGGAAAAGGATTGATTTTGAGATACTTTGTTCCAAAGAAAAGGCAGGAACAGCACAGAGCATAGTCCCTAGTCTAGTTCCCGCCGAGGCTAAATAACAAAGCCTACAAAACATCCCTCTGTTATTGTTTCTCCATTATATCTTGAGATACAGATACGAACTTTGACTCAAAAATCGACAAAATAGAAGTAAATTGTGCACAAAAACAAGTTAACACCTCACTTAAAGGCAGAATGGCTCCACAAACCAAGTAAAGAAACCAGAAGCAGGTTTATCAAATGGAAAAagagtaacaacaacaacaacaacaaacccagtgtattcccacctagtggggtctggcgggggtaagatgtacgcagtccatacctctacctccaaagaagtagaaaggttgtttccgatagacccccggctcaagtcacgagataccacacaaatgGAAAAAGAGTACTAGGCTATAATAAGTGAAAATTCGAGGCACAAACAAACTAACACAAACACAATTCTACAAATTTAAAAGCTTCAGCAATCAATTAGTCACAAAAATGTGTTGAGAGAGTGGAAGTTCTTATGGTGAAGATTACACGTAGATGGCCTTGTCGCTCCTCAAATAGACATACAAAACTGCAGCCCTGTTCAATTTGGATCTTCttggattattattattacctATTAGGTCTATGCTCTGGGTTTGAAGTTACGGATTCAATTAAATCTCAACCTATAATGCTAGATACTCATCcagtttggatggttgttacataTGTTTGACATAACACATAGATAGACACTTTAACTTGCCTTCACTGACAATTGAACACCCCAACTGTCATCATAACCATCTAGACACTT
Coding sequences within:
- the LOC107878762 gene encoding transcription initiation factor TFIID subunit 6, yielding MSIVPEEAIEVISQSIGISNLSPDVLPALAADVEYRIREIMQEAIKCMRHSKRTTLSTDDVDSALTLRNVEPIYGFASGDPLRFRRALGHKDLFYIEEKDVEFKDVIEAPLPKAPLDTTLFAHWLAIEGVQPAIPENPPLEALVPLPDYRKAEYKEDGVPVDLKVPVKHVLSRELQLYYDKITELTVNKSNSPLYKEALASLATDPGLHPLVPYFTYFVADEVARNLNNFDLLFALMRLVWSLLQNSHLHIEPYLHQSMPSVMTCLVAKRLGNKFSDNHWELRDFTAKLVALICRRYGQVYHSLQPRVTKTLRHAYLDTAKALPQHYGAIQGLAALGPGVVRLLVLPNLEAYLRLLEPEMQLEKQKNEVKRHEAWRVYGALMCAAGLCLYEHFKMLPAFLSPSNRTFLKSKSKVSTTLSNKRKTSMDNMISEPPTKKLETDGSTPMPSDSSPVGIEGATDMSATTLGVKDEDLSSTPQDLQNKNVTNVTRTNRRENTGGQNQKAPAPLGQAWKKDMDAANSLPPLFEYFGESMLSFAPSPELSFFL
- the LOC107878765 gene encoding cell division protein FtsZ homolog 1, chloroplastic, translating into MAILGSAELASSSSLAFSYSSRPHTSGARRKHCFFTGARRKCTSRRQCFTVSSSFTPMDSAKIKVIGVGGGGNNAVNRMIGSGLQGVDFYAINTDAQALLQSAAENPLQIGELLTRGLGTGGNPLLGEQAAEESKEAIADSLKGSDMVFITAGMGGGTGSGAAPVVAQIAKEAGYLTVGVVTYPFSFEGRKRSMQALEAIEKLQKNVDTLIVIPNDRLLDIADEQTPLQDAFLLADDVLRQGVQGISDIITIPGLVNVDFADVKAVMKNSGTAMLGVGVSSSKNRAEEAAEQATLAPLIGSSIQSATGVVYNITGGKDITLQEVNRVSQVVTSLADPSANIIFGAVVDERYNGEIHVTIIATGFTQSFQKTLLSDPRGAKLVEKGSGIQESMASPVTQRSANSPSTASRTPNRRLFF